One part of the Chryseobacterium mulctrae genome encodes these proteins:
- a CDS encoding glycosyltransferase family 2 protein, with protein sequence MTKTSVALCTYNGEKFIREQIDSILNQSLKVDEIVVCDDGSTDQTQNILAEYENKFPNIFKIYINQKNLRSVKNFEKAISLCSGEIIFLSDQDDVWENNKVKIICDFFENNQSIDIVCSNGFIIDENSSQQNLYTVWDVPNFLSENKKEIDYFKIFATIGNFATGASMAIKKSFINQALPFPIVEGLHHDEWIALVSSEQKKFAFLNDKLLSYRIHSAQQVGGISYSKDEASKEKLISRFDYAKKPKIFRDFKIKLRTLNDKERKFSAYLEKDSNEHVKNFLKEVQHEKSALYQKLKSEHFTFFLFFKYFYR encoded by the coding sequence ATGACAAAAACTTCTGTTGCACTTTGTACGTATAACGGCGAAAAATTTATCCGTGAACAAATTGATTCTATTCTTAACCAATCTTTGAAAGTAGATGAAATTGTAGTGTGCGACGATGGATCAACGGATCAAACCCAAAATATCTTAGCTGAATACGAAAATAAGTTTCCAAATATTTTCAAAATCTACATTAATCAAAAAAATTTACGAAGCGTAAAAAACTTTGAAAAAGCCATTTCACTTTGTAGCGGCGAAATTATATTTTTAAGCGATCAGGATGATGTTTGGGAAAACAATAAAGTGAAAATTATCTGCGATTTTTTTGAAAATAACCAAAGTATTGATATTGTATGCTCAAACGGATTTATTATCGATGAAAACAGTTCGCAACAAAATCTTTATACTGTTTGGGATGTCCCAAACTTTTTAAGCGAAAACAAAAAAGAAATCGACTATTTTAAAATTTTTGCAACCATTGGGAATTTTGCAACAGGCGCTTCAATGGCTATCAAAAAATCGTTTATTAATCAGGCTTTGCCCTTTCCAATTGTTGAAGGTTTACATCACGACGAATGGATTGCATTGGTTTCTTCTGAACAGAAAAAGTTTGCTTTTCTAAATGATAAACTCCTCTCCTATCGTATTCATAGCGCACAACAAGTCGGAGGAATTTCTTATTCTAAAGATGAAGCTTCTAAAGAAAAACTGATAAGCCGTTTTGATTATGCTAAAAAGCCTAAGATCTTCAGAGATTTTAAAATAAAACTGAGAACGCTTAATGATAAAGAAAGAAAGTTTTCTGCTTATCTCGAAAAAGATTCTAATGAACATGTAAAGAATTTTTTGAAAGAAGTTCAGCATGAAAAATCAGCTTTATACCAAAAACTAAAATCTGAGCATTTTACTTTTTTCTTATTCTTTAAATATTTTTACCGATGA
- a CDS encoding glycosyltransferase family protein — MKICLISFDFWHYDEHIVNKLKEKGVEAYHINIGAFTHKNFGARVKNAMSKVFIGKNLKHEKRQNFIIDSLKEIGKQDQILVINPESIEERVHKVIRKYADRNIAYLYDSMSRNPAQHILHFFDTVFSFDDEDVKEHGFKKITNYNYLKYCPFEEQNPNLDLFYITSYDTQRLQKLNILINKIEDLNINFKTIVAGKKGWKNKITQIVDSKNINIIKFRTKNIPQQSLPKLYKNTKVILDLQRDNQMGLSFRIFEAMALEKKFITDNRTIKNYDFYNPENILILNDDFSNIEKSFFETDYQKLPDDIYYKYTLDNWVNTVFNLS; from the coding sequence ATGAAAATTTGTTTAATCAGTTTTGATTTTTGGCATTATGATGAACATATCGTAAATAAACTGAAAGAAAAAGGTGTAGAAGCGTACCACATCAACATCGGGGCTTTTACGCACAAAAACTTTGGGGCAAGGGTGAAAAATGCGATGAGCAAAGTTTTTATCGGAAAAAATCTGAAACACGAAAAAAGACAGAATTTTATCATTGACTCTCTGAAAGAAATAGGAAAACAGGATCAAATTTTAGTCATTAATCCTGAAAGCATAGAGGAGCGTGTACATAAAGTGATCAGAAAGTACGCTGACCGAAATATTGCCTATTTATACGACAGTATGTCGAGAAATCCGGCTCAACATATTTTACATTTTTTTGACACTGTTTTTTCATTTGATGATGAAGATGTAAAAGAACATGGATTTAAAAAAATAACCAATTACAATTATCTTAAATATTGTCCATTTGAGGAACAAAACCCCAATCTTGATCTTTTTTACATCACTTCGTACGACACGCAACGATTGCAGAAACTTAATATTTTAATCAACAAGATTGAAGATTTAAACATCAATTTTAAAACAATTGTGGCCGGAAAAAAAGGTTGGAAAAACAAGATTACTCAGATTGTTGATTCAAAAAACATCAATATCATTAAGTTCAGAACCAAAAATATACCTCAACAATCATTACCAAAACTATACAAAAACACAAAAGTAATCCTTGATCTTCAGCGAGATAATCAAATGGGACTAAGTTTCCGTATTTTTGAGGCAATGGCTTTGGAAAAAAAATTTATTACTGATAATCGCACCATTAAAAATTACGATTTTTATAATCCTGAAAATATTTTGATTCTTAATGACGATTTCAGTAATATTGAAAAGTCTTTTTTTGAAACCGATTATCAAAAACTTCCGGACGACATTTATTACAAATACACCCTGGATAATTGGGTGAATACAGTTTTTAATTTGAGCTAA
- a CDS encoding glycosyltransferase family 4 protein, with protein sequence MKKNILIDVERLKYPRSGIANVCISLIRGLDEKLCHFNYTLYGPEKNIPATQSDFKIINWKFWQKKIKINTSPFSLIHVTHQLSDYFHSKKSNQKKVVTLHDLNFLHDKSSARKIEKSKKLVQKNIGNADAIVCISEFVKDDFLKNKHLFSLKNDIKVDVIYNGLTFPENEIFSSEKKYEFIDRKFILNIGVLFPKKNQEVLLNLITGNERELVLITSSAKSEYKEKFLEKVKKLGLEKKVHILENVENNEKYFLLQHCESYCHPSLAEGFGIPPVEAMFFGKPVFLSNLTSLPEIGGDLAFYFNDFSSDSMKRIYDEGIEKFNVDKENYITKLKERASKFSYKSMAESYEGLYKRLLD encoded by the coding sequence ATGAAAAAGAATATTCTTATCGATGTTGAGCGACTTAAATATCCAAGATCAGGAATTGCAAATGTTTGCATTTCATTAATCCGAGGATTAGACGAAAAATTGTGCCATTTCAATTACACTCTTTACGGACCAGAGAAAAATATTCCTGCAACCCAGTCTGATTTTAAGATCATTAACTGGAAATTTTGGCAGAAAAAAATTAAAATAAATACTTCGCCTTTTTCATTAATTCATGTAACACATCAGTTATCAGATTATTTTCATTCTAAAAAATCTAATCAAAAAAAAGTTGTTACGCTGCATGATTTAAATTTTCTTCATGATAAAAGCTCTGCAAGAAAAATTGAGAAATCTAAGAAACTTGTTCAGAAAAATATAGGAAATGCAGATGCTATCGTCTGTATTTCAGAATTTGTAAAGGATGATTTCCTTAAAAATAAACATTTGTTTTCCCTAAAAAACGACATAAAAGTTGACGTGATATATAATGGATTGACTTTTCCTGAAAACGAAATCTTTAGTTCTGAAAAAAAATATGAGTTTATAGACAGAAAGTTTATTCTCAATATTGGGGTGCTTTTCCCAAAGAAGAATCAGGAAGTTTTGCTCAATCTTATCACTGGAAATGAAAGAGAATTGGTTTTAATCACTTCTTCAGCAAAATCTGAATACAAAGAAAAATTCCTTGAAAAAGTTAAAAAATTAGGTTTAGAAAAGAAGGTTCATATTCTTGAAAATGTAGAGAATAATGAAAAATATTTTCTGCTTCAACATTGCGAATCCTATTGTCATCCGTCATTGGCAGAAGGTTTTGGTATTCCTCCGGTAGAAGCTATGTTCTTTGGAAAACCTGTTTTTCTAAGTAATTTAACCAGCCTTCCGGAAATTGGAGGAGATTTAGCGTTTTACTTTAATGATTTTTCGTCTGATTCTATGAAGAGAATTTATGATGAAGGTATTGAAAAATTTAATGTTGATAAGGAAAACTATATAACGAAATTGAAAGAAAGAGCTTCAAAATTCAGTTATAAAAGCATGGCTGAATCTTATGAAGGATTATACAAAAGACTGTTAGATTAA
- a CDS encoding polysaccharide deacetylase family protein, with the protein MVQFLKRVLGLSKKESIRILMYHQVLPQSIAYKNDLIVTVENLEEQLIYIKNNFKTVFFKDLEASKSIENKIILTFDDGYYNNLQYLIPLLEKHQLKSTIFIPTEFIQNNLNGDEKVYMNFDEIKSLNPDLVEIALHSHYHRNFSQMTLSEAEADLLKNIEILEQNEINFTKVLAYPYGKFPKEKERKKEFFKMLDKIGIESAMRIGNNVASYPFKKKFEVNRIDIKYGDSLKTFKWKLKFGKTKL; encoded by the coding sequence ATGGTTCAGTTTCTTAAAAGAGTTTTAGGGCTTTCAAAGAAAGAAAGCATTAGAATTTTGATGTATCATCAGGTTTTACCGCAATCTATCGCATATAAAAATGATTTGATTGTTACGGTTGAAAATCTAGAAGAACAACTGATTTATATTAAAAATAATTTCAAAACTGTATTTTTCAAAGATTTAGAAGCGTCAAAATCTATTGAGAATAAAATTATTTTAACCTTCGATGATGGGTATTACAATAACTTACAATATCTGATTCCACTCCTCGAAAAACATCAATTGAAATCAACCATTTTCATTCCTACAGAGTTTATTCAGAACAATCTTAATGGAGATGAAAAAGTCTACATGAATTTTGATGAAATAAAATCTTTGAATCCTGATTTAGTGGAAATTGCTTTGCACAGCCATTATCACAGAAATTTCTCACAAATGACATTATCAGAAGCGGAAGCAGATCTCCTAAAAAACATTGAAATTTTAGAACAGAACGAAATCAACTTCACAAAAGTTTTGGCTTATCCTTACGGCAAATTTCCAAAAGAAAAAGAACGTAAAAAAGAATTTTTCAAAATGCTCGACAAAATCGGAATTGAATCTGCAATGAGAATCGGAAATAATGTAGCATCTTATCCTTTTAAAAAGAAATTTGAAGTCAACCGTATCGACATCAAGTATGGTGATTCTTTAAAAACCTTTAAATGGAAGCTTAAATTTGGGAAAACAAAACTTTAA
- a CDS encoding glycosyltransferase family 2 protein translates to MKLSVAIITFNEERIIEKNLNSVHDLADEIIIVDSFSKDCTEEICSKFPKVKFIQQKFLGFGKQKNFAIEQCQSEWILFLDSDEIPDEELKKSIRKTISEAQPEFNVYDVEFNNIFLGETLKYGGWGNIKRERLFRKGHGKYSEDIVHESFITTENKGKLKGKINHYTYKDIYHHIEKSNKYTSMMAEKMYKNGKKSNIFKILFKPMFQFFKSYFLRLGFLDGLVGYYAAATAAFYTFLKYKKLHEIHKFR, encoded by the coding sequence ATGAAGCTTTCTGTAGCGATAATTACTTTTAACGAGGAAAGAATAATCGAAAAAAATCTAAATTCAGTTCACGATTTAGCCGACGAAATTATTATTGTCGACAGTTTTTCTAAAGACTGTACAGAAGAAATTTGCTCAAAATTCCCGAAAGTAAAATTTATTCAGCAAAAATTTTTAGGTTTTGGAAAACAGAAGAATTTTGCGATTGAACAATGCCAATCAGAATGGATTTTATTTTTAGATTCTGATGAAATTCCTGACGAAGAGCTGAAGAAATCAATCAGAAAAACAATCTCGGAAGCACAACCCGAATTTAATGTTTATGATGTTGAATTCAACAATATTTTTTTAGGAGAAACGCTGAAATATGGAGGTTGGGGAAATATAAAAAGAGAAAGATTGTTCAGAAAAGGTCACGGTAAATATTCTGAAGACATTGTACACGAATCATTTATCACAACTGAAAATAAAGGAAAACTGAAAGGAAAGATCAATCATTATACTTATAAAGACATTTATCATCACATTGAAAAGTCTAATAAATATACCTCGATGATGGCCGAAAAGATGTATAAAAATGGTAAAAAATCAAACATTTTTAAAATTCTTTTTAAACCTATGTTTCAGTTCTTCAAATCATATTTTTTACGTTTAGGATTTCTTGACGGTTTGGTTGGTTACTATGCTGCAGCAACAGCAGCTTTTTACACCTTCCTTAAATATAAAAAACTTCACGAAATTCATAAATTCAGATAG
- a CDS encoding glycosyltransferase family 2 protein, translated as MEDPKISALLIVFNEEKNIEEALNSVEFADEIIVLDSFSTDKTVDIIKSKYPKVKLYQNKFEDFTKQRNLCISYAKNDWILFLDADERITPKLKNEILKEIKKPVTQNAYFFKRKFFFMGEKVNYSGTQNDKNIRLFKKEVAHYDENKRVHEGLSNVNNPGTLQNYLLHFSFDSYDAYYKKVIHYSKLKAKDLHEKKIPYQMIKQLSKSAFSFFKMYFLKLGILDGKKGLILSYLSALSSFKTYEYLKEEYA; from the coding sequence ATGGAAGATCCAAAAATAAGTGCTTTATTAATTGTCTTTAATGAAGAGAAAAATATTGAAGAAGCTTTAAACTCGGTAGAATTTGCCGATGAAATTATTGTCTTAGATTCTTTCAGCACAGATAAAACAGTTGACATTATAAAAAGTAAATACCCAAAAGTGAAGCTCTATCAAAATAAATTTGAAGATTTTACCAAACAGCGCAATCTCTGCATTTCTTATGCAAAAAACGACTGGATTCTATTTTTAGATGCTGATGAGCGAATTACTCCGAAATTGAAAAATGAAATTTTAAAAGAAATTAAAAAACCCGTTACTCAAAATGCCTACTTTTTTAAACGAAAATTCTTTTTTATGGGTGAAAAAGTAAACTATTCAGGTACTCAGAATGATAAAAACATCCGTCTTTTTAAAAAGGAAGTGGCTCATTACGACGAAAACAAAAGAGTTCATGAAGGCTTGAGTAATGTCAACAATCCGGGAACTTTACAAAACTATCTTCTTCATTTTTCTTTTGATTCTTATGACGCATATTACAAAAAAGTCATTCACTATTCAAAACTGAAAGCAAAAGATTTGCATGAAAAAAAAATTCCATATCAAATGATAAAGCAATTATCGAAAAGCGCCTTTAGTTTCTTTAAAATGTATTTTCTAAAGCTCGGAATCTTAGATGGCAAAAAAGGGCTAATCCTCTCCTATTTAAGCGCTTTAAGTTCTTTTAAAACCTATGAGTATTTAAAAGAAGAATATGCATAA
- the rocD gene encoding ornithine--oxo-acid transaminase, with the protein MSIAEQTKNSQYFIELEEKHGAHNYHPLPVVLDKGEGVFVWDVEGKKYYDFLSAYSAVNQGHSHPKIVDALVNQAKKLALTSRAFYNSNLGEYEKKITTLFGFDKVLPMNSGAEAVETAVKLARKWSYEVKGISENAAKIVVCENNFHGRTTTIVSFSNDPDANKNYGPFTPGFVKIPYNDLAALEEVLKNDAQNIAAFLVEPIQGEAGVYVPDENFLKNALELCKKHNVLFIADEVQTGIARTGKLIACHHEDVQPDILILGKALSGGMYPVSAVLANDEIMNVIKPGQHGSTFGGNPIACAVAIAALDVVEEEKLSERAEELGKLFRSEIEKLIEKSDLITKVRGKGLLNAILINDTPESSTAWNLCLQLKENGLLAKPTHGNIIRLAPPLVITEEQLLDCVKIIEKTILDFKK; encoded by the coding sequence ATGTCAATAGCAGAACAAACAAAAAACTCACAATATTTTATTGAACTCGAAGAAAAACATGGTGCCCACAATTATCATCCGCTTCCTGTGGTTTTAGATAAAGGTGAAGGTGTTTTTGTTTGGGATGTTGAAGGTAAAAAATATTACGATTTCCTTTCGGCTTATTCAGCAGTGAACCAAGGGCATTCTCATCCAAAAATCGTCGATGCCTTGGTAAATCAGGCTAAAAAATTAGCTTTAACTTCCAGAGCTTTTTACAATTCAAATTTGGGAGAATACGAGAAGAAAATTACTACTCTTTTCGGATTTGATAAGGTTTTACCGATGAACTCCGGAGCTGAAGCTGTAGAAACGGCAGTAAAATTAGCTAGAAAATGGAGCTATGAAGTAAAAGGAATTTCAGAAAATGCAGCTAAAATTGTAGTTTGTGAAAACAATTTCCACGGAAGAACGACAACAATCGTTTCTTTCTCAAACGATCCTGATGCCAATAAAAACTACGGTCCTTTCACACCGGGATTTGTAAAAATTCCTTACAACGATCTTGCAGCTTTAGAAGAAGTTTTAAAAAATGACGCTCAAAATATTGCAGCATTTTTGGTTGAACCAATTCAGGGAGAAGCTGGAGTTTATGTTCCGGATGAAAATTTCCTTAAGAATGCATTAGAATTATGTAAAAAACACAATGTCCTTTTCATTGCAGACGAAGTACAGACAGGAATTGCTAGAACTGGTAAATTGATTGCTTGTCACCATGAAGATGTACAACCCGATATTTTAATTTTAGGAAAAGCACTTTCAGGTGGAATGTATCCTGTTTCTGCCGTTTTGGCGAATGATGAGATTATGAATGTTATCAAGCCAGGTCAACATGGTTCTACTTTTGGAGGAAACCCAATTGCCTGTGCTGTTGCAATTGCAGCTTTAGATGTCGTAGAAGAAGAAAAACTTTCTGAAAGAGCTGAAGAATTAGGAAAACTATTCAGAAGCGAAATCGAAAAACTAATTGAAAAATCAGACTTAATTACCAAAGTAAGAGGAAAAGGTTTATTGAATGCAATCTTAATCAATGATACTCCTGAAAGTTCTACCGCATGGAATCTTTGTTTACAATTAAAAGAAAACGGACTTTTAGCAAAACCAACCCACGGAAACATCATCAGATTAGCACCACCTTTGGTTATTACTGAAGAGCAATTATTAGATTGTGTGAAGATTATTGAGAAAACAATCTTAGATTTCAAAAAATAA
- the accC gene encoding acetyl-CoA carboxylase biotin carboxylase subunit — MFKKILIANRGEIAMRILRTCKEMGIKTVAVYSTADKDSLHVRFADEAVCIGPAMSKDSYLKIPNIIAAAEITNADAIHPGYGFLSENANFSRICQKNGIKFIGASPEQIERMGDKANAKATMKAANVPCVPGSEGLIESYEHAVKTAEETGYPVMIKATAGGGGKGMRAVWKAEDLKEHWESAIQEAVAAFGNGGMYMEKLIEEPRHIEIQVAGDQFGKACHLSERDCSVQRRNQKLTEETPSPFMTDELREKMGDAAVKAAEFIGYEGVGTIEFLVDKHRNFYFMEMNTRIQVEHPITEQVIDYDLIREQILLAAGTPISGINHYPKLHSIECRINAEDPYADFRPSPGKITGLNIPGGHGIRVDTHVYSGYTIPSNYDSMIAKLITTAQTREEAIAKMKRALEEFYVEGVKTTIPFHRQLMEDEDYLSGNYTTKFMESFVMDKKYDNH; from the coding sequence ATGTTCAAAAAAATATTAATCGCCAATCGTGGCGAAATTGCAATGCGTATTTTACGTACTTGTAAAGAAATGGGAATCAAAACCGTTGCGGTATATTCTACTGCCGATAAAGACAGTCTTCACGTAAGATTTGCTGACGAGGCTGTTTGTATTGGTCCTGCAATGAGTAAAGACTCATATCTTAAAATCCCTAATATTATTGCTGCTGCAGAGATTACCAATGCAGACGCAATTCACCCAGGGTATGGTTTCTTATCTGAAAATGCTAATTTCTCAAGAATCTGTCAGAAAAACGGTATCAAATTTATTGGTGCATCTCCTGAACAGATCGAAAGAATGGGAGACAAAGCCAATGCTAAAGCTACCATGAAAGCGGCAAACGTACCTTGCGTACCCGGTTCTGAAGGTTTAATTGAATCTTACGAGCACGCAGTAAAAACAGCAGAAGAAACAGGCTATCCTGTAATGATCAAAGCTACCGCAGGTGGTGGAGGAAAAGGAATGAGAGCTGTTTGGAAAGCTGAAGACCTTAAAGAACACTGGGAATCTGCAATTCAGGAAGCTGTTGCTGCCTTCGGAAACGGAGGAATGTACATGGAAAAACTGATTGAAGAACCAAGACATATCGAGATTCAGGTTGCAGGTGACCAATTTGGTAAAGCTTGCCACCTTTCTGAAAGAGACTGTTCTGTACAAAGAAGAAACCAGAAATTAACTGAAGAAACTCCTTCTCCATTCATGACTGACGAACTTCGTGAGAAAATGGGTGATGCAGCAGTAAAAGCAGCAGAATTTATCGGTTATGAAGGTGTAGGTACCATCGAATTCCTTGTTGACAAGCACAGAAATTTCTATTTCATGGAAATGAATACAAGAATTCAGGTTGAGCACCCAATTACTGAACAGGTTATTGATTACGACTTAATCAGAGAACAAATTCTTTTGGCAGCAGGAACTCCTATTTCAGGAATCAACCATTATCCGAAATTACATTCTATTGAATGTAGAATCAATGCAGAAGATCCTTATGCTGATTTCAGACCTTCACCGGGAAAAATCACAGGATTAAATATCCCTGGAGGACACGGAATCAGAGTTGACACTCACGTTTACTCAGGGTATACCATTCCTTCAAACTACGATTCAATGATCGCAAAATTGATTACTACGGCTCAAACCCGTGAAGAAGCAATTGCAAAAATGAAACGTGCTTTGGAAGAATTCTATGTTGAAGGAGTAAAAACCACAATTCCTTTCCACAGACAGTTGATGGAAGATGAAGATTATCTTTCAGGAAACTATACAACAAAATTCATGGAGAGTTTTGTAATGGATAAAAAATATGATAATCACTAA
- the accB gene encoding acetyl-CoA carboxylase biotin carboxyl carrier protein gives MDIKDIQNLIKFVSKAEVSEVKYKTKDFEITIKTPLGGNEVSYVAQPAMYQQAPQQVAPGHAPAPVSATPEKTEAASDDSKYVTIKSPMIGTFYRKPSPDKDVFVNVGDEVSNGKVVCVIEAMKLFNQIESEVSGKIVKILVDDATPVEYDQPLFLVDPS, from the coding sequence ATGGACATTAAAGACATACAAAATCTTATCAAGTTTGTATCTAAAGCTGAAGTTTCAGAAGTAAAATATAAAACTAAAGATTTCGAAATTACTATTAAAACTCCACTAGGTGGTAATGAAGTAAGCTATGTTGCTCAACCTGCAATGTATCAGCAAGCTCCACAACAAGTGGCTCCAGGTCATGCTCCTGCTCCAGTTTCTGCAACTCCAGAAAAAACAGAAGCAGCTTCTGACGATAGTAAATATGTAACTATTAAATCTCCAATGATCGGAACTTTCTACAGAAAACCATCTCCAGATAAAGATGTTTTTGTAAATGTAGGTGACGAAGTTTCTAACGGAAAAGTAGTTTGTGTAATCGAAGCAATGAAGTTATTCAACCAAATCGAGTCTGAAGTAAGCGGTAAAATCGTTAAGATTTTAGTTGATGATGCTACTCCTGTTGAATACGACCAACCATTATTCTTAGTAGATCCATCTTAA
- the rpmF gene encoding 50S ribosomal protein L32: MAHPKRRQSSTRRDKRRTHYKAVVPQLAKDATSGEMHLYHRAHWHEGKLYYRGKVVMEKEVATTEEN, encoded by the coding sequence ATGGCACATCCAAAGAGAAGACAATCGTCTACAAGAAGAGATAAGAGGAGAACTCATTATAAAGCTGTAGTTCCTCAATTAGCAAAAGATGCAACATCAGGAGAAATGCATTTATACCACAGAGCTCACTGGCATGAAGGAAAACTTTACTACAGAGGTAAAGTAGTAATGGAAAAAGAAGTAGCTACTACTGAAGAAAACTAA
- a CDS encoding YceD family protein codes for MDKLRNYDVSFSGLKTGKHEFKFEIDKEFFQLFDTDQEFTNPKIAVDVLLDKHTTFLEFEIKVDGTVELVCDITNEDFTYPIENQIGILVKFGEEYDDSEEDVITIPANDHAFNISQLIYENVALSIPMKKLSPNVSDEDLEILEKFSPKEIEKEEESDPRWDALKNLKNKN; via the coding sequence ATGGACAAGTTAAGAAACTACGACGTAAGCTTTTCCGGGCTAAAAACCGGTAAGCACGAGTTCAAGTTTGAGATAGATAAAGAGTTCTTTCAATTATTTGACACTGATCAGGAATTTACAAATCCTAAAATTGCAGTTGATGTTTTACTTGATAAACACACTACTTTTTTAGAATTTGAAATAAAAGTAGATGGTACAGTAGAATTGGTTTGTGATATCACCAACGAAGATTTTACTTACCCTATCGAAAACCAAATTGGTATTTTGGTAAAGTTCGGAGAAGAATATGATGACAGCGAAGAAGATGTCATCACCATTCCTGCAAACGATCACGCTTTTAATATTTCGCAATTGATATATGAAAACGTGGCACTTTCAATACCCATGAAAAAATTATCACCCAACGTAAGTGATGAAGATTTGGAAATCCTTGAAAAATTCAGTCCAAAAGAAATAGAGAAAGAAGAAGAAAGCGATCCTAGATGGGACGCATTAAAAAATTTAAAGAATAAAAATTAA
- the pdxA gene encoding 4-hydroxythreonine-4-phosphate dehydrogenase PdxA, which produces MSPKNHKVRVGISIGDFNGIGPEIIMKSLTDKTITDFFTPIIFGSGKLFTYQKNLFKLNLNFNYITEASQAQNGKLNMVNLVKENSNVELGKPTEESTKMAIDSLEAATEALMKGEIDVLVTAPINKDEMVKMGFKHAGHTGYFEEKFNKKGLMFLVSEDLKVAVSTHHIPISQVAENISKEKIKKQIRALNQTLIEDFAIRRPKIAVLGLNPHSGDGGVIGNEEIEIISPAIKELSDNGILTFGPFPADSFFQPAKYKNYDAVLAMYHDQGLAPFKTLAYEEGVNYTAALPFIRTSPDHGVAYDIAGKNVADAQSFMEAIFTAIKIFNNRNDYKDLMSNRLQPRRMPSDNGIDEDLPIESEM; this is translated from the coding sequence ATGAGCCCAAAAAACCATAAAGTACGAGTAGGAATTTCAATTGGAGATTTCAACGGCATCGGCCCCGAAATCATCATGAAGTCTCTGACGGACAAAACTATTACAGATTTTTTCACTCCAATTATTTTTGGATCGGGCAAACTTTTCACTTATCAGAAAAATCTTTTTAAGCTTAATTTAAATTTCAATTACATCACCGAAGCTTCACAAGCCCAAAATGGGAAGCTGAATATGGTGAACCTTGTGAAAGAAAATTCTAATGTAGAGCTTGGAAAACCTACAGAAGAATCTACCAAAATGGCAATAGATTCGTTGGAAGCAGCAACTGAAGCTTTAATGAAAGGCGAAATTGATGTTTTGGTAACCGCACCTATCAACAAAGATGAGATGGTAAAAATGGGTTTCAAACATGCAGGTCACACCGGTTATTTTGAAGAAAAATTTAATAAAAAAGGCTTAATGTTTTTGGTATCGGAAGATTTGAAAGTAGCTGTTTCTACTCATCATATTCCTATCTCTCAGGTTGCTGAAAATATTTCTAAAGAAAAAATAAAAAAGCAGATCCGCGCTTTAAATCAAACTTTAATTGAAGATTTTGCGATCAGAAGACCAAAAATTGCGGTTTTAGGGTTAAATCCGCATTCAGGTGATGGCGGAGTAATCGGAAATGAAGAAATAGAAATCATTTCTCCGGCAATCAAAGAACTTTCAGACAACGGAATCCTTACTTTCGGACCTTTCCCTGCAGACAGTTTTTTTCAGCCTGCAAAATATAAAAATTACGATGCTGTTTTAGCAATGTATCACGATCAGGGATTAGCACCTTTTAAAACTTTAGCGTATGAAGAAGGAGTAAATTATACTGCTGCACTTCCTTTTATCAGAACGTCACCCGATCACGGCGTAGCCTATGATATTGCAGGAAAAAACGTTGCCGATGCGCAAAGTTTTATGGAAGCTATTTTCACGGCAATTAAAATTTTCAATAACCGAAATGATTATAAAGATTTGATGAGCAATCGCCTACAGCCAAGAAGGATGCCATCGGATAACGGAATTGATGAAGATCTACCAATAGAAAGCGAAATGTAA